From one Thermodesulfovibrionales bacterium genomic stretch:
- a CDS encoding flagellar hook-length control protein FliK — MFAAIPSEAPAAQGQKGLQSPPLQDSEGSVGNSVSGLAGRGEADSGFGNVLKSLVKLLEAGKTTGGEGQGGNPSVDDAPPQGPKTPGTDKDGGGGMSHVNPALLAILKSIIGNTAGTETETTPLSVSDAKDDGAIIDKASSGFILTTGKGGESTEKADVQMQKAMASAAGEAQSNKGVSPLQSTTENSDDKVFPLYLKKTVANSDAPAKDGKNEAIVHDDVGNGKIETAQIAKSAHLQPQDREGGKEETSGIEILTPQNSKGTDTIEGAPYEKANTSALHDQGDYASGTTPFAPASHNEAVSQPASRPEIPAPGAAKSTASDLGDNRVYVMKDSNTLAVTLEPEGLGKLNINLSLDRGIVNAQINVSDSAVRGLIEKNVEQIIHSLLNEGIAVGGFSVSLRDGQEAGSGALKGRASQESTDRRVGDSQEVSAVTYGTGMNAGKGLINLYI, encoded by the coding sequence ATGTTTGCTGCTATACCTTCAGAAGCACCGGCTGCACAGGGACAGAAAGGACTTCAGAGCCCGCCGTTACAGGATAGTGAAGGAAGCGTCGGTAACAGCGTATCAGGTCTCGCCGGACGCGGAGAGGCAGATTCGGGTTTCGGTAATGTCCTTAAGTCCTTAGTAAAATTGCTGGAGGCGGGGAAGACGACCGGGGGAGAAGGACAGGGAGGTAATCCTTCAGTCGATGATGCCCCGCCACAGGGCCCAAAAACCCCGGGGACCGACAAGGACGGAGGAGGGGGGATGTCTCACGTGAATCCTGCTCTTCTGGCGATACTGAAGAGCATTATCGGTAATACTGCCGGGACCGAGACAGAGACCACTCCTTTGTCGGTGTCTGATGCCAAAGATGATGGGGCAATTATTGATAAGGCTTCCTCCGGTTTCATTCTTACCACGGGAAAGGGAGGTGAGTCGACTGAAAAGGCCGACGTCCAGATGCAAAAGGCAATGGCGTCAGCCGCAGGAGAAGCGCAATCCAACAAAGGAGTCTCGCCTCTCCAGTCAACGACAGAGAACAGCGACGATAAGGTTTTTCCGTTGTACCTGAAAAAGACCGTGGCGAATTCCGACGCCCCGGCGAAAGATGGAAAGAATGAAGCGATCGTGCACGATGATGTCGGGAATGGAAAGATTGAAACCGCACAGATTGCCAAGAGTGCTCATCTGCAACCTCAGGACAGGGAAGGAGGGAAAGAAGAGACCAGCGGGATTGAAATCTTGACTCCTCAGAATTCAAAGGGGACCGACACGATAGAGGGCGCCCCTTACGAAAAGGCCAACACCAGTGCCCTCCATGATCAGGGTGATTATGCTTCGGGAACCACTCCTTTTGCTCCCGCATCGCACAACGAGGCTGTGAGTCAGCCCGCGAGCCGCCCTGAGATTCCGGCGCCGGGAGCGGCAAAGTCAACGGCCTCTGATCTCGGCGATAACCGGGTCTATGTGATGAAGGACAGCAATACCCTTGCCGTCACCCTTGAACCTGAGGGCCTTGGAAAGCTCAACATCAATCTCAGCCTTGACAGGGGAATAGTAAATGCTCAGATCAATGTGTCCGACAGCGCCGTAAGAGGCCTCATCGAGAAGAACGTCGAGCAGATTATTCATTCTCTTCTGAACGAAGGCATCGCCGTCGGAGGTTTTTCGGTCTCCCTGAGAGACGGGCAGGAGGCGGGGAGCGGCGCATTAAAGGGCAGGGCATCACAGGAAAGTACTGACCGAAGGGTAGGGGATTCCCAAGAGGTATCGGCCGTGACGTATGGGACGGGTATGAATGCCGGCAAGGGACTTATTAACCTATATATCTGA
- the flgE gene encoding flagellar hook protein FlgE: MLTTLYTAVSGMNANGTSLSVIGDNIANQNTVGFKASTVAFGDVLSQTLAGVSGSAQVGRGVLVSSVNPQFTQGSFETTSSALDMAIDGDGFFIVNENGANYYTRAGQFSLDKDGNIVNPDGLVLQGFQADATGNITGTLGDLKMATTQSVASATSSATVAVNLDATAQVPGAAFTLGTPPTTPANYNFSNTISVFDSQGGAHDVTLYYVKTADNAWTVHYVHDDPANPGQLVEAGTQDLTFGKDGSLTDDNSGTAINFDFGGSVTSPQAITFNYGTGTGETPAGTGLDSTTQFASSSAVINLTQDGYSAGSLKNVSISQDGRITGVFTNGQTRTIGQVALAKFVAPTALTKLGKNLYAQTYDSGQPLVGAAGTSGLGSIVSNSLELSNVDLAQEFVNMISAQRGFEANSRIITTTDELMQEVVNLKR; the protein is encoded by the coding sequence ATGTTAACAACACTTTACACGGCAGTAAGCGGAATGAATGCGAATGGTACGTCGCTATCGGTTATCGGGGACAATATCGCGAATCAGAATACGGTGGGCTTTAAGGCGAGCACCGTGGCCTTTGGTGACGTGCTAAGCCAGACCCTCGCCGGCGTTTCAGGGTCGGCACAGGTGGGCCGCGGTGTGCTCGTAAGTAGTGTCAACCCGCAATTCACACAGGGTTCCTTTGAGACGACATCGAGTGCCCTGGACATGGCCATTGACGGGGACGGTTTCTTTATCGTGAACGAGAATGGGGCAAATTACTATACAAGGGCGGGCCAGTTCTCTCTTGACAAGGACGGGAATATCGTCAATCCCGACGGTCTCGTGCTCCAGGGTTTTCAGGCTGATGCCACCGGTAACATTACCGGCACGTTAGGTGATCTTAAGATGGCGACGACCCAGTCGGTTGCAAGCGCAACTTCTTCAGCAACAGTAGCGGTGAATCTCGATGCGACCGCTCAAGTGCCTGGCGCTGCATTCACCCTGGGCACACCCCCGACGACTCCTGCGAACTACAATTTCTCAAATACGATATCTGTCTTCGATTCTCAGGGCGGAGCGCATGATGTCACGCTCTATTACGTGAAGACGGCCGATAACGCCTGGACTGTGCATTATGTTCATGACGATCCTGCGAATCCCGGCCAGCTCGTCGAGGCAGGAACCCAGGACCTCACCTTCGGAAAAGACGGTTCGCTCACTGACGACAACAGCGGCACGGCCATAAACTTCGATTTTGGAGGCTCTGTCACATCTCCTCAAGCGATAACCTTCAATTATGGAACAGGGACGGGTGAAACCCCTGCAGGCACCGGGCTGGACAGTACGACCCAGTTCGCATCAAGTTCTGCGGTCATCAATCTCACTCAGGATGGCTATTCGGCGGGATCTTTAAAGAATGTGTCGATCTCGCAAGACGGGAGAATAACCGGGGTCTTTACGAATGGTCAGACAAGGACGATTGGCCAAGTTGCCCTCGCGAAGTTCGTTGCGCCCACCGCTTTGACGAAACTCGGAAAGAACCTTTATGCCCAAACCTATGATTCAGGGCAGCCGCTCGTAGGGGCAGCCGGCACTTCCGGGCTTGGGTCGATCGTATCGAACTCCCTTGAACTCAGTAATGTTGATCTCGCACAGGAGTTCGTCAATATGATCTCGGCCCAGAGGGGATTCGAGGCAAACTCGAGGATCATCACGACGACCGATGAACTTATGCAGGAGGTCGTAAACCTGAAGAGATAG
- the waaF gene encoding lipopolysaccharide heptosyltransferase II has translation MILLSTPAILTNEKAAFSVSAQVNDRESCPRESKTRLFVLQYSMSEKILVRGVNWVGDAVMSMPALKAIKRAYPDAGLTLLVKPSVSPLFDSDRDIDEVLLYDERFGGLIGKIKLARLLRKRGFSRAILFQNAFDAAFITFLGGVPERIGYDRDGRGFLLTKPVPFNHEDRKGHHIDYYLNLLRAMGMNAERTEPWIPLTLDERLSARERLATLSRPVLGINPGASYGSAKRWFPERFAEVANWFIRDTGGSVVIFGGKKETDIAEEIDKSIIDHKLFLAGKTTLRELISLISECDVLVTNDSGPMHIAYGVGTPLVTIFGSTAPELTGYADHRSAVLRNDFDCSPCFERTCKSEDMKCMWSISSDDVYIETRRLLPHKKAVFLDRDGTLCRDAGYLNSWDDFKVFPEIANLRRLKEKGFLLIGLSNQSGIARGIVERSFVEEVNRLFVETCGFDDFSYCPHHPDDHCPCRKPEPGMVIAARARHKINLRESYVVGDKDADMLLARAVGSRGILVKTGQQDTSSFADSVAANLKEAVDLIVSHDCI, from the coding sequence ATGATTCTGTTAAGCACCCCCGCCATCCTCACGAACGAAAAGGCTGCGTTCAGCGTAAGCGCACAGGTCAATGACCGTGAATCCTGCCCCAGAGAATCGAAGACCCGCCTTTTTGTGCTACAGTACAGTATGTCAGAAAAAATCCTTGTGCGGGGAGTCAACTGGGTCGGCGATGCCGTTATGTCGATGCCTGCGCTGAAGGCGATCAAGAGGGCCTATCCAGACGCAGGACTGACTCTCCTCGTGAAACCTTCCGTTTCACCTCTCTTTGATTCAGACCGTGATATTGACGAGGTTCTCTTGTACGACGAGAGATTCGGGGGATTGATCGGAAAGATAAAGCTCGCCCGCCTGCTGAGGAAAAGGGGTTTTTCGAGGGCGATTCTTTTTCAGAACGCCTTTGATGCAGCGTTCATTACGTTCCTCGGAGGAGTTCCTGAGAGGATCGGATACGACAGGGACGGACGCGGCTTCCTCCTGACGAAACCGGTCCCCTTCAACCATGAAGACAGGAAAGGGCATCATATCGACTATTATCTCAACCTCCTGAGGGCGATGGGGATGAACGCTGAGCGCACTGAGCCGTGGATTCCTTTGACACTCGACGAAAGGCTCTCGGCAAGGGAAAGACTTGCCACACTGAGCAGACCGGTTCTCGGAATCAACCCGGGGGCCTCGTATGGCTCTGCAAAGAGGTGGTTCCCTGAGCGCTTTGCTGAAGTGGCGAACTGGTTTATCAGGGATACGGGCGGCAGCGTCGTGATCTTCGGGGGAAAGAAGGAGACCGACATTGCAGAGGAGATCGATAAGAGCATCATCGATCATAAACTCTTTCTCGCCGGCAAGACAACCCTCAGGGAGCTCATTTCCTTGATCTCGGAGTGCGATGTCCTTGTTACGAATGATTCGGGGCCGATGCATATTGCCTATGGAGTGGGGACTCCTCTCGTGACGATATTCGGCTCGACGGCACCAGAACTGACAGGGTATGCTGATCATCGGTCCGCTGTGCTCAGGAACGACTTCGATTGCAGCCCCTGCTTTGAACGGACCTGCAAGAGCGAGGATATGAAATGCATGTGGTCCATATCTTCTGATGATGTCTATATCGAGACCAGGAGATTACTCCCGCATAAGAAGGCGGTCTTCCTTGACCGGGACGGGACACTCTGCAGGGACGCCGGCTATCTGAATTCCTGGGATGACTTCAAGGTCTTTCCTGAGATAGCAAACCTCAGGCGTCTGAAGGAGAAAGGTTTTCTTCTGATCGGCCTGTCCAATCAGTCAGGTATTGCAAGAGGGATCGTGGAGAGGTCTTTTGTCGAAGAGGTGAACAGGCTCTTTGTCGAGACCTGCGGATTTGACGATTTCTCTTACTGCCCCCACCATCCTGATGACCATTGCCCGTGCAGAAAGCCTGAGCCGGGAATGGTTATTGCTGCCCGTGCAAGGCATAAGATCAATCTCAGAGAATCCTATGTTGTCGGAGACAAGGACGCAGACATGCTCCTTGCCAGGGCTGTCGGCTCCAGGGGTATACTCGTGAAGACCGGTCAACAGGATACATCAAGCTTTGCTGATTCCGTCGCTGCCAATCTAAAAGAGGCAGTGGACCTTATCGTGTCCCATGATTGCATTTAA
- a CDS encoding glycosyltransferase family 9 protein, protein MIAFKKILIIKPSSLGDIVHSLPVLAAVRRSSPAAEIHWVVARGFEGILEGHPFIKKLWILDKDAWKKISKVKSSVRELRSLFDGLRAERFDAAVDLQGLFRSGFIARASNAPVRLGFSDAREGSTIFYTDAVEGGLYSDIHAVDRYLKIAAYLGCDISRVRFPFPKPLKSLEEILPSSEQASRDYVVMAPGARGATKRWPAKRFGELASQLPFKTVVIGGKSDLHLAAELVSESRGKAISITGKTDMRDLVVVIRSARLMVCNDTGPMHIAAALGVRVFALFGSTNPLRTGPYGSNHTIIQSDLPCSPCYRMSCKTVECMTMIQVEEVLRRIDEFLRGR, encoded by the coding sequence ATGATTGCATTTAAGAAGATCCTCATCATAAAGCCGAGTTCCCTCGGTGATATCGTTCACAGTCTGCCCGTCCTCGCTGCAGTGAGACGGTCTTCTCCTGCCGCGGAGATACACTGGGTCGTGGCAAGAGGCTTTGAGGGCATCCTCGAAGGTCATCCCTTTATCAAGAAACTTTGGATACTCGATAAAGATGCGTGGAAGAAGATATCGAAGGTGAAGAGTTCCGTTCGGGAATTACGGAGCCTCTTTGACGGATTGAGGGCGGAGAGGTTTGATGCCGCCGTCGATCTTCAGGGACTTTTCAGGAGCGGTTTTATCGCGAGAGCTTCGAATGCCCCTGTGCGTCTCGGTTTTAGCGACGCGAGGGAGGGTAGCACGATTTTCTACACCGATGCCGTCGAAGGAGGATTGTACAGCGACATTCACGCCGTCGACCGGTATCTCAAGATAGCGGCGTACCTTGGATGTGACATTTCGAGGGTGAGATTTCCTTTCCCAAAGCCTCTTAAGTCACTGGAAGAAATCCTTCCGTCATCGGAGCAGGCTTCCCGCGATTACGTGGTGATGGCTCCAGGAGCGCGGGGCGCTACAAAACGGTGGCCTGCCAAGAGATTCGGGGAACTTGCATCCCAGTTACCGTTCAAGACGGTTGTCATCGGGGGCAAGAGCGACCTCCACCTTGCCGCCGAACTCGTGAGCGAATCAAGAGGGAAGGCTATCTCGATCACGGGAAAAACGGACATGAGGGACCTTGTCGTGGTCATCCGGTCCGCGCGCCTTATGGTCTGTAACGACACAGGCCCCATGCACATAGCGGCAGCCCTTGGTGTCCGTGTCTTCGCGCTCTTCGGATCCACCAATCCTCTGAGGACAGGCCCTTACGGCAGCAACCATACCATCATTCAGAGCGATCTCCCTTGCTCGCCATGCTACAGGATGAGTTGCAAAACCGTTGAATGTATGACTATGATACAGGTAGAAGAGGTCCTGAGAAGGATAGATGAATTTCTGAGGGGGAGGTAG
- a CDS encoding thioredoxin family protein — protein MKKTSILAAAVVVILASLTFAANGIQWLSLEEGREMAKKENKPMIVDFFFGKGCPRCEMLQKAVYDEPSIAEKIMKDFVPIRVDLTKALTREEEKLGEQYDYKKDCLLLFMDSKGNIVKDPRGKRLCFVENIEPEMFIQYLDMVKASMKDR, from the coding sequence ATGAAAAAGACGAGCATCCTGGCAGCAGCCGTTGTTGTGATTCTGGCATCTCTCACCTTTGCAGCAAACGGGATTCAGTGGCTGTCGTTGGAGGAGGGCAGGGAGATGGCGAAAAAGGAGAACAAGCCCATGATCGTGGACTTCTTTTTCGGCAAGGGATGTCCCCGGTGCGAGATGCTTCAGAAGGCTGTTTATGATGAACCCTCCATTGCGGAGAAGATCATGAAGGATTTTGTACCGATACGGGTCGACCTCACAAAGGCACTTACTCGGGAGGAGGAAAAGCTCGGCGAGCAATACGACTACAAAAAGGACTGCCTTCTCCTTTTCATGGACTCAAAGGGAAATATTGTCAAGGACCCCCGCGGCAAGAGGCTCTGCTTTGTCGAGAACATCGAACCTGAGATGTTTATTCAGTACCTCGATATGGTCAAGGCGAGTATGAAGGACAGGTAA
- a CDS encoding flagellar hook assembly protein FlgD — protein sequence MDVSAVSNSQPAAQVSGAAKTLGKDDFLKLFVTQLQYQDPMSPMNSTDFTAQLAQFGSLEQLTNLSSQMKDMLTYQNSLQNTLTAGLIGKKVKISGNGVALKGTAQIAYTLPQDAAKVKLSLYDTNGNLVREIDAGPQKSREGSYTWDGKDSTGKTLPDGQYTVKVDAVDASGNALNATATSDGTVTGISYDNNVTYLVIDGKTKVQLSDIKEINGGT from the coding sequence ATGGATGTTTCAGCAGTAAGCAACAGTCAGCCCGCAGCTCAGGTAAGCGGCGCTGCAAAGACACTCGGCAAGGACGATTTTTTGAAGCTCTTTGTGACGCAGCTGCAATATCAAGACCCCATGAGTCCTATGAACAGCACCGACTTCACAGCCCAGCTCGCACAGTTCGGCAGCCTCGAGCAGCTGACGAACCTCAGCAGCCAGATGAAGGATATGCTCACGTATCAGAATTCACTCCAGAATACCCTTACTGCAGGACTGATCGGAAAGAAGGTGAAGATTTCAGGGAATGGTGTGGCTCTCAAAGGTACGGCTCAGATCGCATATACTCTTCCCCAGGACGCGGCAAAAGTGAAGCTTTCACTCTACGATACCAATGGAAATCTCGTCAGGGAAATTGACGCCGGCCCCCAGAAATCAAGAGAGGGGAGCTATACGTGGGACGGGAAAGATTCCACAGGGAAAACGCTTCCCGACGGGCAATATACGGTGAAGGTGGATGCCGTCGATGCCAGCGGGAACGCGCTCAATGCCACGGCCACCTCAGATGGAACGGTCACCGGCATTTCCTATGATAATAACGTAACGTACCTTGTCATCGACGGGAAGACAAAGGTTCAACTTAGCGACATCAAAGAGATTAACGGAGGAACCTAA
- a CDS encoding septal ring lytic transglycosylase RlpA family protein has product MRTSADISSRDTLHPTTAKLLLLSMICLLGSCSSAHYGTQREPGTLVASWYGHEFQGRQTASGERYDMNALTCAHREYPFGTMVKVTNIAGGKSVQCTVNDRGPFISGRDIDLSYAAAKEIDLIGPGTAIVRIEELGRDSAYVKEVRYLPAGGGTSSPFTIQVGSFRELDNAQHLKDGLDLKYKGVFIAETVIDNSTFYRVRIGKFSGRGNAFRFAKTLAEEGYSPIIMHYDDRI; this is encoded by the coding sequence ATGAGGACCTCAGCAGATATATCCTCTAGGGACACTCTTCATCCAACCACGGCAAAACTTCTTTTGCTTTCGATGATCTGTCTTCTTGGGTCCTGCAGCTCTGCCCATTACGGAACCCAGCGCGAACCGGGAACTCTTGTCGCTTCCTGGTATGGCCATGAGTTCCAGGGCAGGCAGACTGCGTCGGGAGAGAGATACGACATGAATGCCTTGACCTGTGCCCACAGGGAATATCCCTTCGGGACTATGGTAAAGGTCACAAACATTGCGGGGGGGAAATCCGTTCAATGTACGGTTAACGACAGGGGGCCCTTTATTTCCGGCAGGGATATTGATCTCTCCTATGCAGCCGCAAAGGAGATTGATCTTATCGGACCTGGAACAGCCATTGTGAGGATCGAGGAACTCGGTCGCGATTCGGCGTATGTCAAAGAGGTTCGGTACCTGCCAGCAGGGGGAGGAACATCCTCTCCTTTCACCATACAGGTCGGCTCATTCAGGGAGCTCGACAATGCGCAACACCTGAAAGACGGACTCGACCTGAAGTACAAGGGTGTCTTCATCGCCGAGACCGTGATTGACAATTCCACATTTTACCGGGTCCGGATCGGAAAGTTTTCCGGAAGGGGGAATGCCTTTCGCTTCGCAAAGACCCTTGCCGAAGAGGGCTACAGCCCTATCATCATGCATTACGATGATCGCATCTGA
- the hslU gene encoding ATP-dependent protease ATPase subunit HslU, translating into MDHLTPKRIVEELDRYIIGQHKAKKAVAIALRNRWRRQKLAPDIRDEVLPKNIIMIGPTGVGKTEIARRLAKLANAPFLKVEASKFTEVGYVGRDVESMIRDLAEIAVNMVRTEHVEKVQEKAKTLAEDRLLDYLLPTPRSVRGINTDEEKENYQQTRERLRQQLLEGKLDSRYVDIEVKEKSMPFGVVSNVGLEDLEINLKEMLGNFLPEKAKRKKVKVPEALTILIQEEANKLIDMDKVKKEAVEKVEQTGIVFIDEIDKVASRGSSYGPDVSREGVQRDLLPIVEGSTVSTKHGPVRTDHILFIAAGAFHMTKPSDLIPELQGRFPIRVELDPLGKEEFVRILKEPYNALTKQYKALIATEDMDIEFTEDSIDEIADIAAMVNEKTENIGARRLHTVLEKLLEDISFEAPERKNGKLIINKAYVREKLAEIVKDEDLSRYIL; encoded by the coding sequence ATGGATCACTTGACGCCGAAAAGAATAGTCGAAGAACTCGACCGGTATATTATCGGACAGCACAAGGCTAAAAAGGCCGTTGCTATTGCCTTGAGGAACAGATGGCGAAGGCAGAAACTCGCTCCTGACATACGGGATGAGGTCTTGCCGAAGAACATCATCATGATAGGGCCGACGGGTGTTGGGAAGACCGAGATCGCAAGGAGGCTTGCGAAACTTGCCAATGCTCCCTTCTTGAAGGTGGAGGCATCAAAGTTCACGGAAGTCGGCTATGTCGGCCGTGACGTGGAATCGATGATACGGGACCTCGCGGAGATCGCCGTTAATATGGTCAGGACGGAGCATGTCGAAAAGGTGCAGGAAAAGGCAAAGACATTGGCCGAGGACCGGCTCCTCGATTATCTCCTTCCTACACCCCGCTCTGTGAGGGGTATAAATACCGATGAGGAGAAGGAGAACTACCAGCAGACGCGCGAGAGGTTGCGGCAGCAACTCCTCGAAGGCAAACTCGATTCGAGGTATGTCGACATCGAGGTCAAAGAGAAGAGCATGCCCTTCGGGGTCGTGTCGAATGTGGGACTCGAGGATCTTGAGATCAATCTGAAGGAGATGCTCGGTAATTTTCTTCCCGAGAAGGCGAAGAGAAAAAAGGTAAAGGTCCCTGAAGCGCTGACAATCCTTATACAGGAAGAGGCGAACAAACTCATCGATATGGACAAAGTCAAGAAGGAGGCCGTTGAGAAGGTAGAACAGACGGGCATCGTCTTCATTGACGAGATAGACAAGGTAGCAAGCAGGGGGAGTTCCTACGGCCCTGATGTATCACGGGAAGGGGTTCAGAGAGACCTCCTGCCCATCGTCGAAGGCTCCACGGTCTCGACAAAGCACGGTCCTGTCCGAACAGACCATATCCTCTTTATCGCGGCCGGGGCATTTCATATGACAAAGCCTTCGGACCTCATCCCCGAACTCCAGGGAAGGTTTCCGATCAGGGTTGAGCTCGATCCCCTCGGGAAGGAGGAGTTCGTGCGCATTCTCAAAGAGCCCTATAATGCCCTCACAAAGCAGTATAAGGCCCTTATCGCAACAGAGGATATGGACATAGAATTTACCGAAGATTCCATAGACGAGATTGCGGATATTGCCGCGATGGTGAATGAAAAGACGGAAAATATCGGCGCACGCAGGCTTCATACCGTTCTGGAAAAGCTTCTTGAAGACATCTCCTTCGAGGCGCCTGAACGAAAGAACGGGAAACTGATCATCAACAAGGCCTATGTCAGGGAGAAACTCGCAGAAATTGTGAAGGATGAGGACCTCAGCAGATATATCCTCTAG
- the hslV gene encoding ATP-dependent protease subunit HslV, whose protein sequence is MFRGTTILCVRRNGRVAIGGDGQVTLGNTVLKQNAKKIRRMYNDKVIAGFSGATADAFTLFEKFEGKLESYRGNITRAAVELAKDWRTDKVLRRLEALLIISDSEHSFIISGNGDVIEPEGGVAAIGSGGPFAQAAATALYENTELAAREIVEKAMEIAGSICIYTNKNITIEEL, encoded by the coding sequence ATGTTTCGGGGAACGACGATACTCTGTGTGAGAAGAAACGGAAGGGTTGCTATCGGCGGTGATGGCCAGGTAACCCTGGGTAATACCGTACTCAAGCAGAACGCAAAGAAGATACGGCGCATGTATAATGACAAGGTTATTGCCGGTTTTTCCGGTGCAACTGCCGATGCCTTTACGCTCTTCGAAAAATTCGAGGGCAAACTTGAATCCTACAGGGGCAATATAACAAGGGCCGCAGTCGAGTTGGCCAAGGACTGGAGAACGGACAAGGTGTTGAGAAGGCTTGAGGCGCTCCTCATCATCTCCGACAGTGAGCACTCCTTTATCATCTCGGGCAATGGAGACGTTATCGAGCCTGAAGGCGGCGTTGCGGCCATCGGGTCAGGAGGCCCTTTCGCCCAGGCCGCGGCAACGGCACTCTATGAGAACACGGAACTGGCGGCAAGGGAGATTGTCGAAAAGGCCATGGAGATAGCGGGCTCCATATGTATTTATACCAATAAGAATATAACGATTGAAGAATTGTAG
- the xerC gene encoding tyrosine recombinase XerC, which produces MKEFIDQFLRYMETERGASPHTIRSYKKDLEAFFAYVKSEPQSMESIEIRGFLASQMNRGLEKSTAGRRLATIRSFFRFLHREGHVKTNPAKLVSTPKKAKLLPKFLSVDDAFSLVEKPEGIGFLPARDRAVLELLYSSGLRVSELSGLNQDDVNIREGLVKIRGKGKKERIAPVGKKALDALRAYMIEKVLLRKRERAFFLNRRGTRLTDRGVRRIVVKYARSALLDGKIGPHTLRHTFATHLLQGGADLRVIQELLGHSSLSTTQKYTHLDITHLMDIYDKAHPLSKEHEG; this is translated from the coding sequence ATGAAGGAATTCATAGACCAGTTTCTGAGGTACATGGAGACGGAGAGAGGGGCCTCCCCGCATACCATACGATCATACAAAAAAGATCTTGAGGCCTTTTTCGCGTATGTTAAGTCCGAGCCGCAATCCATGGAGTCTATCGAGATCAGGGGATTTCTTGCGAGCCAGATGAACAGGGGCCTTGAAAAGAGTACGGCAGGGAGGAGGCTCGCGACGATACGGTCCTTTTTCAGATTTCTCCACAGGGAGGGGCATGTGAAGACCAACCCCGCCAAGCTGGTCAGTACCCCGAAGAAGGCGAAACTGCTTCCCAAGTTCCTCAGTGTTGACGATGCCTTTTCCCTTGTCGAGAAGCCTGAAGGTATCGGTTTTCTGCCCGCGAGGGACAGGGCGGTCCTTGAGCTGCTCTATTCCAGCGGTCTCAGGGTGAGCGAACTCTCCGGTCTGAACCAGGATGATGTGAACATCAGGGAAGGTCTTGTGAAGATACGGGGCAAGGGCAAGAAAGAGAGGATCGCTCCCGTTGGCAAGAAGGCCCTGGACGCGTTGAGGGCGTACATGATAGAGAAGGTCCTATTAAGGAAAAGAGAGCGGGCCTTTTTTCTGAACCGCCGGGGAACACGATTGACAGACAGGGGAGTAAGGCGTATAGTAGTAAAATATGCTCGCTCCGCATTGCTTGACGGGAAGATAGGGCCCCATACCCTCAGACATACCTTTGCAACCCATCTTCTCCAGGGAGGTGCCGATTTAAGGGTTATTCAGGAGCTTCTGGGTCATTCATCCCTGTCGACGACCCAGAAATACACCCATCTGGACATAACGCATCTGATGGATATTTACGATAAGGCCCATCCTCTATCGAAAGAGCACGAAGGGTGA